Proteins encoded by one window of Armatimonadota bacterium:
- a CDS encoding ABC transporter substrate-binding protein: protein MEIPFDQLPTKIKTDLITRAGRFDGFVPCATLYGDLVANNWIVPVDPWIRDPRFPRWDPNDMGPPIRQLYRWGGRQYGANYDADAWVLYGRRDLLNDPKEKAACQAKYGYALRLPRTIKELLDVSEFFNNRDWNGDGRPDFGIVLPLKVNAQGFFFYLAFAAPYVVVPGPTVDEYRNVFFFNPRTMEPIINSPGHVKALEDYIRLTKNGPRAQLGWDLVESWDVFLKGNAALTYSPGDIGSLAKNPDRSRIKGKLTAGPMPASTEYYDRRTGRWVQKLNRVGNLLGCSWHGLISSLSRNKETIYHLFAYMAERPRLFQITTFGWGGVDPGKIYDFPPEVSNGQGTGSIQAYLQQGFDREDALDWLRAYWQNYYEMDAWQEYLRIPGAPEMINSLDLHLSQALVGRETPKQALDAVAREWTEIVNKLGREKLRRAYQESIGYGRPAPRYRPR, encoded by the coding sequence GTGGAGATCCCCTTCGATCAGCTCCCCACGAAGATCAAGACGGACCTCATCACCCGGGCGGGACGGTTCGACGGGTTCGTACCATGCGCTACCCTCTACGGAGACCTGGTGGCCAACAACTGGATCGTGCCGGTGGATCCATGGATCCGGGACCCGCGGTTTCCCCGCTGGGATCCGAACGACATGGGTCCGCCCATCCGGCAGCTCTATCGGTGGGGCGGACGGCAGTACGGGGCCAACTACGACGCGGACGCCTGGGTGCTCTACGGCCGGAGGGATCTCCTCAACGATCCTAAGGAGAAGGCCGCCTGCCAGGCCAAGTACGGGTATGCGCTACGGCTGCCGCGGACCATCAAGGAGCTTTTGGATGTGAGCGAGTTCTTCAACAACCGGGACTGGAACGGGGACGGGCGGCCGGATTTCGGCATCGTCCTCCCCCTCAAGGTAAATGCCCAGGGATTCTTCTTCTACCTGGCCTTCGCGGCCCCCTATGTGGTGGTCCCGGGCCCCACCGTGGACGAGTACCGCAACGTGTTCTTCTTCAACCCCCGTACCATGGAGCCGATCATCAACTCCCCCGGACACGTAAAGGCTCTGGAGGACTACATCCGGCTCACGAAGAACGGCCCCCGGGCCCAGCTGGGCTGGGATCTCGTGGAATCCTGGGATGTGTTCCTGAAGGGCAACGCGGCTTTGACCTACAGCCCCGGCGATATCGGGTCCCTCGCCAAGAACCCCGACCGCTCCCGGATCAAGGGCAAGCTCACCGCAGGCCCCATGCCGGCCAGCACGGAGTACTACGACCGGCGAACCGGCCGGTGGGTCCAGAAGCTCAACCGGGTCGGCAATCTGCTGGGCTGTTCGTGGCATGGCCTCATCAGCTCCCTCAGCCGCAACAAGGAGACCATCTACCACCTGTTCGCCTACATGGCGGAGCGGCCCCGGCTCTTCCAGATCACCACCTTCGGCTGGGGTGGGGTGGATCCCGGCAAGATCTACGACTTCCCACCGGAGGTGAGCAACGGCCAGGGCACCGGATCCATCCAGGCCTACCTCCAGCAGGGTTTCGACCGGGAGGACGCTCTGGACTGGCTGCGGGCCTATTGGCAGAACTACTACGAGATGGATGCCTGGCAGGAGTACCTCCGCATCCCGGGCGCCCCGGAGATGATCAACAGCCTTGACCTGCACCTCAGCCAGGCCCTGGTAGGGCGGGAGACGCCCAAGCAGGCCCTCGATGCCGTGGCCCGGGAATGGACGGAGATCGTGAACAAGCTGGGCCGGGAGAAGCTACGGCGCGCGTACCAGGAGTCCATTGGCTACGGCAGGCCTGCACCCCGGTACCGGCCGCGCTAG